Part of the Zingiber officinale cultivar Zhangliang chromosome 6A, Zo_v1.1, whole genome shotgun sequence genome, TGATACAGCGGGATTCTCGTCTGGATCTATAGCAGGATGCTTGTGCCTCCTTTCTCTCAGGAGGCTCAGTGTCCTCCGAGGACTATTAACCACCAGCGACGTCGGAGACGACGGTGGCGACTCCATCTCTtcctgtttttctttttcccctttcttttcctttttctttctttttctgttCATAAATATTTAATCCTGACCATTCATTTGTGGACCGTCAAGATTACATCCGCTGGAATCGTATagatttttttggggggggggggggggggggtttccgTAATCTTCCATGAATACAGATTTCTGAAAATCACATGACTTATTTACAAAATAtacatttaattaaaatatttaaatatgatATTAGAATTAAGGATTGTGTACTCATatggaaatttaaataattaactcATATTTTATTTATGCGGGAATATGTAGGTCGGTTTGTTTTATCCCTTTCCTTCTTTTTCATGATGTAATGAAAAGGAAAACCAATACTATATTTTAGTTTATCCATTCGATTCATTTAACTTTTCCGATCAAATATCAGTACAACTTAAAAATTGTTAATtattcatttaatattttaaaaaggtATTTTAATATCcaaagaaaaaatttaatattactcAAATTATAAAgagcatttaaaaaaaataaatattgagGATCATTTTGAAAACTACTTTTTCGCGTCCGGTTAATTTCACCGACTAGTGGCATTCATTTCCTGGACTGTTAGGTATGATATCATATATGTATGAAGTGGGACCCACCGCTTTCCTGGTTCCTCAACTTTTTCAACCGTCCATCACATCGCCCATCCTCTCCGTTGCTCGCCACGTGGTGGGACATTGTTCCAGGCTCCACCTTAcgaaatgcaaataaaataaaataataataataataataaataaataaataaattcctgGGAAAATGTTGGGTGACGGAGAGAGAGCGAACACGATCTTCGGCAGGGCAAGAGAAGGGCGACAAGCCAACCCCCGCCCCACTTCGCAATCTCTGGCGGAACGTACGATTTCTTCAGGTAGTTTCCTCTCCTAGTCGTGATTTGGCCTGCAACGTTTTGTTAACAAAAAATTATTGGCGTTATTCCAATATGTCCCCTGAGGTTTCTGTTGGGTTTGTTTGATTGAAACTGTCGGGTCTTGTACTAGGAGGCCGGTAGTTGGGAGCAGGTTTAGATACTGATCATGGCGTGCAAGGGATTCTGGGAATGTTTGCTAAAGCTTTTGAATTTTGTATTGACGGTTACTGGTTTAGCAATGGTGGGATATGGGATTTACTTGCTGGTAGAGTGGAATAAAATTGCCGCTGGTGGCGGCGGTGACGACGCGGCTCCGCCGGCGAGCAACGATTTGGAATTCTTGAAGCTTGGGCGGCCTATGCTTGTTGCTGTGTCCTTTTCATCCAGTTTTCTTGACTATCTCCCAAAAGCTTGGTACGGAATAGATCTGATTCTTATTTTTTCTTCTGTCAAGCATTTTGTGTATTTGATAACTTTGTTGCAATAAACATGAAATTTTTGTTTGTCAAGGGTTTATGTTTATTTAATGATTGCCAAACAAGTTTTGATTTTGTTTCGGCTTTTGTGTTGAGTTATATTACTAGTCATCCTCCTTTTCTCTTTCCTGGAAATCCTGTGCAATGGTAAACAGAATTCCCTGCTTGAATTAGTCAGGTAAATAATAATTGACGATTATGCTCAAATAATGTTATCCAAATTGGACCAGTGTGTGAACCAAATCCACTATTAGTTTTTGATGGCTTCAACTAGTCTGGGTAAAAATTTAGTCATTTATAAATAGAACAATCCAGTGGGACCTATCTAGGTTTGCATGTCGGATATGATTAGCTTTTTACCAAACTTCCTTTTAATGTTGAACTGGACTAGTTTTCAGTTCAGCCTCTTTCAAATGGGACAAGCTGAAACCTGCAACCCAATGCCCTTTCATCTATGGCTCCTTTCCAACCCTGAAATGGTTGATTTCCAAACAATTTGGACAACTTTGTGCTTTATGGAACCTTCAAAAGACAATCATCTTATAATGGCTTCAATTTCAGTTGCTTCCTTCTTGCAAATAAAGAGGCATTATGGAGGCAATTTCATATACTGCAATATCATCTCCTGGTTAATTAACTGGATAAGGATGCTATGACAGGCTATAAATGTTTATTGCTTCTTATCCTATTTTCACACACCTATTCTAGGATCTAATTAAGTCTAATCTCACAGTGCATGCCGGATATGCTCCAATGTATCGTCAACGCCATTGTATTTGTTATTCATCTAGGAAACAGTTATCGTACTTTTTTTCTGTGCTCTTAGATTTTTGTTTTTCAACTTTGATTTAGGTACTCATTggtttagtattttctttaaattttcttgAATGTTCCATCTTATGATAAAAAAAGTTGGTGTTTCTCTTATTGTTTGTAGTTTTAGTTATGATTGTCCAGCCAAACTAACATAGTATATCTTGGACAAACTTTTTCTTACTTTTTGATATATATACTTTTTACTTGTCATTGTCAAgtctttttctatctaatttgaaTATATCTTTTCAAGTGCaggtttatttatttgtttattggcATTGGAGCTGTTGTTTTTGTCATATCATGCTTTGGCTGCATAGGAGCAGTGTCAAGAAATGGTTGCTGCCTGTCTTTTGTATCCCTACACAAACTTATTTTTGGTTTCAAACTTATTTATATCAACTtgggaaaaaaaacttaattaagtacacCAATTTGAATTGTGGGAAAATTCTCATTGACATTTGACTGGAATGGCATTGTCTTCAACAGTTTAGTTGCTCATTTGCCCTTCACTCTTAAGGTTCATCAATGGCCTCTTCTTGTCCTTAAGAGCGTCATCAAACAGAAATAGAGAACCTGCTCTGTCTCTCTATTGGATAATAACATATGTGGATTTAAGTTCACTCTCTATATATCCTCTTATTTTAGAGTTATGGTTCATATTAAACTCTTATTATGATTTTGTGAGAAGGATGGAGAAAGAACTGTAAACTGTTAGTTGTTGGCCATATGTTCAGTTTAATCGCTGGACTTCAGCTGCAATTATTAGTTCATATATGTATAGAAACCATTGCTTGTGTGAAATAACCATGTTTTTAGTTTTCCTGGAAAGATATCCTAAGGCAGTTTGAGATTTGGGGATCAATTTGGATTCCTtcaaattttttagttttaaaattctgATAGTTGTTTTAAatatttgtttagatttttaGAGAAGTCTGCTAGAGATGTTTATAAAATAAACTAGTCCATTATTTTACAAAGAATTGATCATATAATCTCTTTATAAAAGGAGTTAAGATTCTTGTAATGGATAACTTAATAACATTTTTGCTCGTCGGTGGATTGAGTATCAAGTTTTTGGGGTGCAATTTTTCATGCTGCATTATGTTGTTGTGCTAGAAGTACATAAACATTACACAGATAGGTTTGCATTGTTTACAGAAACACAACAATTTATACGACCTAATGTCATTTCACCTGTATAAAGTAGGATAATATTGTTTAATCTTTCTTGATGTGGCAGATTACTTCCTATTCTCAAACATTCTTGTCCTGGAGTTGATGTTTTCCTTAATATGAATTTAGTATGCTTTCCTAGTGTTTTTGTTGATCGTAGCTGAGTTGGCTGTTGCAGCTTTCATATTCTTTGACCATAGCTGGAAGGAAGTGAGTTTCTTCTTAACATCTGTTGCTCTCTTTTGTTTTtttgtcttttttctttttttttttttagcgaATTCTAACAGTAGATACTCTGCAGCTTATCCCTGATGATAAAACTGGGAACTTTGATGGAATATATGATTTCTTGGATAGTAACTGGAAGATAGCTAAGTGGGTTGCTCTTGGAGCTGTCATTTTCGAGGTAGGTCTTGTTTATGAAGCATTAGAATTATTGGTAACTGTTTGAACTTTCTATCAGTACCTCATTCTCATTTCTTTTATGTTGATGAATGTTCTTTGATAGTGTTGAGCTTTTAATTCACCCGTTTCTCATGGTAAAATTATTATCATGTAGAGATTCTTTTTACTTGAACTATAATTTAAAGTATAACTTCTTTAAagtgaaattaatttcaaatacaaAATGGAATTTCAACCATAAGAGAAGTGAAAGAATGATTAAGATGGATGAATAGGAATTTTTTGCAAGAATTTTAGATATCTGGATTTATTATTCAACTAGGATGCATTGATGAGGATATCGTTTATAGAATAAGAAAGAGTAGTTAAAATGAAAGATCTTTTGGAATCTTGTGATTGTGTTGTGCTGTTTGGCAGTTAGGAAACAGTCTGTACAAAATGTTAGTATATCCAAGATAAGATAATAGAACTATATAACCAAGGTTAATGTATCTCAATATTTACCGTATTAATGTTACTTTTTGGATGCGCTTGTATTACGAATTTGCCAAAAGAATCCTACAAAAAATTGACACTTGTTAATTCCCATTGTGTTTTTGGAAGTGAGTGAGACTCAAAGATTGAGGGCCTGTATTTCTTGGAAAAATGACCAGATAATCAGGTTCGTGCTGGGTTTAAGGTGAGATGCAAAATATGAAACCCAGCCAAAATGTTATGATTACCCAATATTGTATGTTGAGTTACTGCATCTTTAGAATACCTGATGACACATTGTGTGCATAGTCGTGATTCTCCATTTCTGCAAGTAGCTAGACAACTTTATTTGTGCGAGCGAATCATCTTCATTCTATTAATCAATTATTCAGATCAACACTGAGGTTAGGTTTActtggttggaaagataggaggGGGTCCGCTACCTtaacggcccccctagtgccggccccatggatatggagggagataaATACAAGTACACATATGTTAGACACATGGTGGGTAAATCCAGGAACTGAACTGAGAATCGACCTCTGGCCATGAACTGAGAATCGACCTCTGACCATTATGCCAGAGATGTCATGCTCCCACTGTATGCGCTACACCCGGGGGCAAGGGAAAGATACAAAAGAATACATGGAGCATGGATCACCATATACATTCTGTGTTACTTTTCAATATCTCCTTCCTTGTTGATTCTTTTAGAAATCAGGCTTTGTTTGGGTCATGTATTTTGCGAACCAGTATTTCAGGGGCCTTTTCATTCATTTGTTCTCTTCCTGTTGTATGTTGCAATGGTAGATTTACTTAAGAAAATTTTAACCTTCTGGTGCATGGCAGCTGCTGCATTATATTTTTTTTGTCCCTTGGCATTTGAACGTTATTTCTGATATTTACCTATAGATCATGTGATGGGATGTGATGTGTATGCTGAGCTACCTTATCAATCCAAGAATGATAATACAATCTACAAACTGCAGGGTTTTGTATTTGTGTTAGCTCTTATAGTAAGATCTGCAAACAGACCAGCTGAATACGACAGTGATGACGAGCTTATTGCTCCAAGATCTACCATCCGACAGCCATTAGTGAATCGGCAAGGAGCCGCAGCAAGTGGAGCACCTGTGCTTGGCAGTCTTGACCACCGTCCAAGCAGAAATGATGCCTGGAGCCAaagaatgagagaaaaagtaAACTGTTTCTTGTGTAACTATTTCAATATATTTTGCAGCTTATAAAAAATGTTGTTCTTACTGATTTTCTCTTTGCATATGCTTGTAACAGTATGGTCTCGATACTTCTGAGTTTACATACAACCCATCAGACCCAAACAGATACCAACAAGCCACTGCATCACAGACAGAAGAAAAGGGCCGCTGTACCATTTTGTGACCATCGCAGCTGTATCATTATACGACTGTTCTTCTTCTGGGTGAACTTTTTTGATGCACAGTGTCCAAGTCACATCTCTTCTATGTGAAGCTTTTAAGAGTTTTCCCTGTTTGCTCTTTGTTAGATTTCTTTCGTTTCATTAGTCATGATTTCTGCGTCAGTTGGTGATGCAACTGTTTCTTGTCTTCCTGTTTCTGCTGAATGCTGATTGCCAGCACCCCTTTGGGTGAAAACAATTGAATTGGATTCTCTCCAAAAAGAGACCTTTCTGCCACAGCTTCAAAGGGACAACTTATCAGAAGTGAATATCTCTGTTTTGACTTCTAGAGTAGCTCATCGAGTTGCAGTTCTATCACACCTGGGATGGGTTCATCGACATCACATTGTACCATCAACTCAGGGTGGCACAAAGCATCATCGGTGCAATTATTGCTCGATCAAATTGTTTGTAGCAGTCAACAAACCTACAGAATAATGGGATTCCAATCAGTCTTACCTTGATAACTATGGTATCCTTCATGTAGCCCCCATTTTCATCCAAACTTCCAGTGTTTCAGTAGCGGGAAAAGAGTGGAATGGAACGAAATTACATGACTTGACAACCTCAATAATATAAAGTGAGTAGGTTAGAATTATGAATCTTTCAAAAGAGAAAACAAGTAAATACAataaaacataaatatttttgggcaaaaGTGAAAACAGCGTCTTTTGTGCTTTTTGAAATCATCAAGATGATTGTTTATTAACAGGGCATCCTACACCCATTTATAATACCCGACTATCTTCTGGTACAATATTTACTTCTGATACACGTATCTCCCGCTTAAAATGTCATTTAAATCTTGAATGAGAGTTGTGTTGtaacaattataattttatagtttgtAACAGTTTTGTTTTTATAATTATTACAACTGAGAGTGGTgagttataattttatagtttataacAGTTATGTTTTCATAATTATTACAACTGAGAGTGGTGAGTAAAAATATTGATGAAAGATTTTCGGATCTATTGTTGGCATATCTTTTATTAATTAGACAACATGGTCAAACTCTTTTATTAATGCAAAGAGCTTTTTAACAAAGTCATTATTTGCCTGTGAAAGAATTACACAATTTAAATTAGCTTTTTGAAGAATTTTAAGACTCCTTGACAATTGAAAAACTCATATTGGATTAGTTTTTAGATCGAGACTCAAATTAGTTTATCAAAAATAAACTCAAAAATATACGCATCAGATTAGTTTCTCAACTCAGACTTGGATTAATTTATTAGAATCGAATTCAAAGATATACACATCAGATTAGTTTCTCGATTCATAACGACCTTATCTTAGATTCAAAAAACATCAATTAAAATCTTTTGGagagttttaaaaaactttagtcctctttattataattatttttcatattataatagttataaaatcGTAACTACTATAACCGTAAAAGAGCTACTATGACATAGTTACTGCAACACCATTTTGAATCAAGATTTAGGTGGGAGATGTGTGTCAGAAATATGCATGTGTCAAAAGTAAACAATGGATCAAAATGTATCTGTGTCATTTTATAAGAAGATAGAGtatctttttaataaaaaatcaacatagaatatctatttaatgatttgattaaaattttttttgatttttgacCTATATTTTTCTCATGAATGATCTTGTTTCTTATAATTGTCCTACTAGAGctctattattttttaaaaaaaaataatttaaaatcctTAATATCACTTATACTATATTCCTAGAAAATTCCTTAACATGACCAGAGCATTGCCAACAGTAAATTGGTTAGAGCACCAGGACGAAACATTGCTAGTTCTTCTTGTTGGCTAGCTAGCACCATTGACAATTAGGTTAGACCATCATTTGTGACCaatagattattttttaaaataacttgtaaatattttttaaaaaaaattataatgagAGGGTTTTAAAGTTGAGAGCTCTCATTCATTAACATAATCAATAACTTAACCATCAAACCAAATGGTTAAAATtgagataaaatattttttgacgTTCATTCTTAATTTTAAACCTCATTATACCTCAATAATAtagaatatttaattatttattattatcatCTTATTTTTGTATATTTAGTTGTTTAATGATTTTTTACATGGTATTATATAAATAATTATGGGAAACAATGGGTATTTGGTCCAAAATAACTATGATATATATGATTAATGCATCTAAACAAAGTAATTGCTCTATTTTAGTGCCattaaattttaactaaattttatttaaatgttaAAATATGTTTTACATTTATAAGAAATCACAGAGGATCCTAAATAACCATAATATGTCATTAAAATAATCTTATTCTAAGTTATATCTCTATATTGGCCttcaattatttatttttttaaaaaaaaattttaatcgaATGTTAAAGACATAATTCTGCTTAATCATAGGAAAAATATCAACCAGATATAAATAACAACCTATTCAACAAAAAAATTTCTTGAGGcatttattttacattttgagACAATTTATTCTAAAGGCATTTGAACTCAACTGCAGGGTAATTTAAAGTACAAGTGCCTCTCAATACTGCAAAAAGACTATTTGAACAGATGAAAAACTGAGATGAGATTCTCTGTCCCAAAAATAATGTGTTCTCATGTCTCCTTATCGATCGGACGAACTAAATCACATTTCTAAGATGCAATGTACATCACGGAAATATCATAATCATCCGATCGACGAAGAGACATGAAAACATATTATTTTCGAAGAGAGGATCTCATCTCTAATCTGATCTGATATGCTGCAAAATATCTGCAATCCTTCTATGATCATAATCAAATACCACTATAGTGGCTAGAAACTTTTTCAAATTCAGAACATTTTAAATCCACCAATAACTTTTTAAATCCATTAAAGACTTTTTAAAGTACAATTAAGCATTGTTGTAAATAACGATACACAGGGGTATAACAGTCAATAACTGCTCGTCGCCTAGGCAGTTAAAAttctttatattattttttatatataatattataaataatcatCATTCTTTACATAGTTAGACAGTGCTTCATCCAATAAATTCCTTCCTTAATAAGTCTCTCATCCAATTTACATGTGATCCaatcttttttttctttacaatACAATACCTCATAATCCCAAATAATATCActaaactttaactttaatttctatcttcgattgttttttattttccgtCATTAATcttcaataattaaataaaaatttaaaataaaaacttattaGAAATATATAAAAGCTCACCTAATATGCTCAGTGGCGGGGTTGGTTCCAGGCAGAAAGGAAATCGATTATGGGTGATTTGGTGGAACTATTTATATTTTGAAAGGGTTAGAAAATGCATTAATATatctaagattttaaaattttgttatccGTCTCATCTACTGCCTCACCCGCCATCTCGCCCGCCTCACCAAGCTCTAATCTTTGACCGCCTAAGCACCACCTAAGACAGACAGTGCGATTGCTGGCCACCTCCCACCTAAGCAACGGCCATTTGGAAGACAGCAATTAAGAAATACTTCCATGAAGCTAGAATGCTTCGACTCCCCTTAGAATACTCGCATATGAAAATTTCAGCACGACAAGCAGGAACCAAAGCAACAGTCTTGTGAAATAGCATACAACTCCACATCCTGGCGGATGACCTTAAATACAGACGAGTTACTCATCAATTAGGTTTGCTAGTGAAAGGCAACCAAAACAACCATGCCCTGATCAGTTAGTTTTGAACAATATATACCGTTTGTTGCTGTATAAGAACACATCGTTCTTGTCCAATCGCATTCAAAGAGTTCGATGACAAATAGTAGCGAATATAATCACAAGGCTCACATTAGATCAGCGCTGGATACTGTTTAGCTTGCTGACGAACCCTCTTCTTATACTCGACTGGATCCTGCAAATTCTACGACTGTTATCAAAGAACCAATCTTATTAAAGACGATAAAATATCAATGAGAACCAAGGATGAAATATCCAAAACCTGGATAAATAGATGATAACCGTCTGTCTGAGCCGGGTCAGCAGGATTTGGCTGATCAAGCAGATCTTGTATCCCCACTAAAATCTGTTTCACAGTAATGGCTGGTCTCCATCCCTGAGAGACAGTGCAAATAATTATGCTATCCTCACATCAAAAAGGATGACAGCGTGAAATCTCATCAAGATTTCCATGGTTCGCTTACATAGTCTTCGTTGAGAATTGATAGGCACACAGTTCCGGAAGGATAGACATTGGGGTGGAAAAAACCTGCAGGAAACTTGCATTTGGGAGGTTTGCTCGGGTAGTCCTCACTGAAAAGAAGAGTAAGAGGAAAATAACCACCTTCCCAATCCGTCTGCAGCAGTAAATGGCAAACATTGCTTCAGTATTTTTGTTTCAGTCATatgtaattttttaataaaataaaataaaaggctCCTTATTAGAAGAGTTGGGAATATTAAAAAGTAACTAAAAACTTGTCAAATAATTTATTCTTGAATGTTAAACCGGAGACAAAAATTGCACTGGTTCAACAGACAGGTGGTACAAAGTTGTCATCGGGAAAAGTAACTTAAATGGAAGAAATTTTAAGCCATTTTAATTGCTCACTTACATGCCTATTTACAATTGGTTGAAGTAGCCCATGTCTACGACTTCAAGTTCCGATGATGAAAtccaaaagacaagtgtcagagACCATGGAATAAAATCAAGAGCCACCCCAACTGGCACTACCAAGATTAATCATTCTGTGCGGGAAACGAGACCAGACAATGGTTGGCATAAGCAAATACTACTCTGCTGCTCATGCCATCCATGTGGAC contains:
- the LOC121998291 gene encoding SUMO-conjugating enzyme SCE1, with product MSGGIARGRLAEERKAWRKNHPHGFVAKPETLPDGSVNLMTWQCTIPGKQGTDWEGGYFPLTLLFSEDYPSKPPKCKFPAGFFHPNVYPSGTVCLSILNEDYGWRPAITVKQILVGIQDLLDQPNPADPAQTDGYHLFIQDPVEYKKRVRQQAKQYPALI
- the LOC121998290 gene encoding tobamovirus multiplication protein 2A-like, which gives rise to MACKGFWECLLKLLNFVLTVTGLAMVGYGIYLLVEWNKIAAGGGGDDAAPPASNDLEFLKLGRPMLVAVSFSSSFLDYLPKAWFIYLFIGIGAVVFVISCFGCIGAVSRNGCCLSFYAFLVFLLIVAELAVAAFIFFDHSWKELIPDDKTGNFDGIYDFLDSNWKIAKWVALGAVIFEGFVFVLALIVRSANRPAEYDSDDELIAPRSTIRQPLVNRQGAAASGAPVLGSLDHRPSRNDAWSQRMREKYGLDTSEFTYNPSDPNRYQQATASQTEEKGRCTIL